One Oncorhynchus tshawytscha isolate Ot180627B unplaced genomic scaffold, Otsh_v2.0 Un_contig_8627_pilon_pilon, whole genome shotgun sequence genomic region harbors:
- the LOC121844356 gene encoding leucine-rich repeat extensin-like protein 2 isoform X2 has protein sequence MSGVLESAVVDTSTLEQYLNNDMDPTFMLPESPPDSGSEPCSPPLIPDVSYGYQEVFQTVTRPPASSCRYKELAPQPPPQPGLPYHQGLTNSYTKAGTSPGSLPHNPPLHHPHYLSPGESYIQANTATTPPVHHKALQQHQPPPRQGLADSYPRANAPPVSELPPGQAPYLAPGLRLPSSCLLPVPGCPSEPGYSYLPPTAGQHTGLILPDCRKRRLTEPLEVQNHLVAVPITGGSERGGGDVPSYDSDGATESRSGMGTYQLLTWDRYQPGLWTPLYNSNYDIL, from the exons ATGAGTGGGGTCCTGGAGAGTGCGGTGGTGGACACCAGCACACTGGAACAGTACCTCAACAACGACATGGACCCAACATT CATGTTACCAGAGTCACCACCAGATTCTGGTTCAGAACCGTGTTCACCTCCGCTAATACCAG ACGTGAGCTACGGCTACCAGGAAGTCTTCCAGACAGTAACACGTCCTCCAGCCTCATCGTGCCGATATAAAGAGCTGGcaccacaacccccaccacaaCCAGGACTGCCATACCACCAGGGGCTGACTAACTCTTACACCAAGGCAGGCACATCTCCAGGCTCACTGCCCCACAAcccccccctccaccacccccactacctgAGCCCAggggagagctatatacaggctaaCACTGCCACCACACCACCCGTccaccacaaggctctccagcaGCATCAGCCTCCTCCACGCCAGGGCCTGGCAGACAGCTACCCCAGGGCCAACGCACCCCCGGTCTCAGAACTACCTCCAGGCCAAGCCCCATACCTAGCCCCAGGCCTCAGGCTGCCCTCATCCTGCCTACTACCTGTGCCTGGATGCCCTTCAGAACCAGGATATTCATACCTGCCTCCCACAGCTGGTCAACACACAGG gCTTATATTACCTGACTGTAGGAAGAGAAGACTAACAGAACCCCTTGAGGTACAGAACCATTTAGTGGCTGTTCCTATAACAGGGGGCTCTGAGAGGGGAGGCGGTGACGTCCCGTCCTATGACAGTGACGGGGCCACAGAGAGCCGCTCTGGGATGGGGACCTATCAGCTCCTCACCTGGGATCGCTACCAGCCTGGCCTGTGGACACCGCTCTACAACAGTAACTATGACATCCTGTGA
- the LOC121844356 gene encoding leucine-rich repeat extensin-like protein 2 isoform X1, whose protein sequence is MEPPGGLPVPVDVLGENEALQQFFDGCQDMSGVLESAVVDTSTLEQYLNNDMDPTFMLPESPPDSGSEPCSPPLIPDVSYGYQEVFQTVTRPPASSCRYKELAPQPPPQPGLPYHQGLTNSYTKAGTSPGSLPHNPPLHHPHYLSPGESYIQANTATTPPVHHKALQQHQPPPRQGLADSYPRANAPPVSELPPGQAPYLAPGLRLPSSCLLPVPGCPSEPGYSYLPPTAGQHTGLILPDCRKRRLTEPLEVQNHLVAVPITGGSERGGGDVPSYDSDGATESRSGMGTYQLLTWDRYQPGLWTPLYNSNYDIL, encoded by the exons ATGGAGCCCCCCGGAGGACTCCCAGTGCCCGTTGATGTTCTGGGAGAGAATGAAGCATTGCAGCAGTTCTTTGACG gatGCCAGGATATGAGTGGGGTCCTGGAGAGTGCGGTGGTGGACACCAGCACACTGGAACAGTACCTCAACAACGACATGGACCCAACATT CATGTTACCAGAGTCACCACCAGATTCTGGTTCAGAACCGTGTTCACCTCCGCTAATACCAG ACGTGAGCTACGGCTACCAGGAAGTCTTCCAGACAGTAACACGTCCTCCAGCCTCATCGTGCCGATATAAAGAGCTGGcaccacaacccccaccacaaCCAGGACTGCCATACCACCAGGGGCTGACTAACTCTTACACCAAGGCAGGCACATCTCCAGGCTCACTGCCCCACAAcccccccctccaccacccccactacctgAGCCCAggggagagctatatacaggctaaCACTGCCACCACACCACCCGTccaccacaaggctctccagcaGCATCAGCCTCCTCCACGCCAGGGCCTGGCAGACAGCTACCCCAGGGCCAACGCACCCCCGGTCTCAGAACTACCTCCAGGCCAAGCCCCATACCTAGCCCCAGGCCTCAGGCTGCCCTCATCCTGCCTACTACCTGTGCCTGGATGCCCTTCAGAACCAGGATATTCATACCTGCCTCCCACAGCTGGTCAACACACAGG gCTTATATTACCTGACTGTAGGAAGAGAAGACTAACAGAACCCCTTGAGGTACAGAACCATTTAGTGGCTGTTCCTATAACAGGGGGCTCTGAGAGGGGAGGCGGTGACGTCCCGTCCTATGACAGTGACGGGGCCACAGAGAGCCGCTCTGGGATGGGGACCTATCAGCTCCTCACCTGGGATCGCTACCAGCCTGGCCTGTGGACACCGCTCTACAACAGTAACTATGACATCCTGTGA
- the LOC112241107 gene encoding LOW QUALITY PROTEIN: rab-3A-interacting protein-like (The sequence of the model RefSeq protein was modified relative to this genomic sequence to represent the inferred CDS: inserted 2 bases in 1 codon) produces LGSAILEAVERNTLSVEPVGFQTLPVVKASAVEXGGPKKCALSGQTKTCKHRIKFGDSSNYYYVSPFCRYRITSVCNFFTYIRYIHQGLVKLQDAEQMFWEVMQLRKEMSFAKLGYYKEEL; encoded by the exons CTGGGGTCGGCCATCTTGGAGGCAGTGGAGAGGAACACGCTCAGTGTGGAGCCGGTGGGCTTCCAGACGCTGCCTGTCGTCAAGGCCTCTGCTGTGGA TGGAGGACCAAA AAAGTGTGCCCTTAGTGGCCAGACCAAAACCTGCAAGCACAGAATCAAGTTTGGAGATTCCAGCAACTATTACTACGTGTCTCCTTTCTGTCGTTATCGG atcACGTCAGTTTGTAACTTCTTTACCTACATCCGCTACATCCACCAAGGGCTGGTCAAGCTGCAGGACG CAGAACAGATGTTCTGGGAAGTGATGCAGTTGAGGAAAGAGATGAGTTTTGCTAAGCTGGGCTACTACAAGGAGGAACTGTGA